The Dehalobacter sp. DCM sequence ATCTTAGCAATCCCCGGCCACTGATCGAAGTCTGTCGAGGCAAAACCGGTGGTGGTCATGATCGATGCCGTCTGAAAAACAGAATCCCTTAGTGCAGGCCCCGAGCTTACCCCCTGCTGAATGACCAGCGATGCAGCAATGATGACGATAGAGATCGAAACTATCAATAAGTAACACTTCAATTCTGCATCGCGCAAGGGCTTAAGGGATCGCTGCTTCCAAACCTGAATAAATAGACTGAAGTTTGATCCGGCAATTAACATAAACCCTGCTGTAATCAACTCGATCGGAATTGAATTATACGCCTCGATACTTGCTGTACGCGTAGAGAAACCACCGGTAGCCATTGTCGCAAACGCATGGTTGATAGCATCAAATAAAGACATCCCTGCCGCTAATAATAGCAAGACATTGATAACGGTCAGCCCAAAGTATATGCGCCAAAGAATTGTCGCCGTATCCTTAATTCTTGGAACAATTTTATCATCGATGGGTCCCGGCGTTTCCGAATAAAAGATGCGGGCATTTCCAATCCCCAAGTTTGGCAGCAGGACAATAAACATGACAATGATACCCATCCCGCCGATCCAGTGGAGCAGGCTTCGCCAAAGGAGAATACTGCGCGGCAGTAATTCCAAATCGGTTAAAACACTGGCTCCGGTCGTTGTCAGCCCGGAAACCGTTTCAAACAGGGCATCGATATACGTGGGAACCACCCCGGAAATAATAAATGGCAATGCACCGAACAAAGAGGCAAATATCCAGGCTCCGCCGACAACGGCAAAGCTGTCCCGCACCCCGATCTTGCCATCAATTTTGCCATGAAAAAACATTATGGCACCGACAAGGGCAGTAATCAGCAAAGAAATAAGAAAAGACCACATAGCTGTTTCTCTATAAAACAGTGCAACCATAAGCGGGATGGCTATCGTTACACTGAACGCCATCAAAAGCCTTCCCAAGATATTTTCCAGCAGTGTCACGTTCATTTGATGTGAATCTCCGTTAAAAGAATTTATTGATTTTATTCATCATATCGGGAAGTGAGAAAACAACAATGTTATCACCCGGTTCCAATATGGAATCGCCTTTGGGGATATAGACCTGTCCCTTATGTAATACAGCCCCAATCAGACATTCACGCGGAAACTTGATTTCCTTCAACTTGCGATTGGCTGCTTTTGATGTTGGAGTGACTAGAATTTCCATAGCCTGAGCTTTAGCACCTTCCAATAAGGCAACAGAAATAAACTTGCCCCTGCGTACCTGACTCAGAATAAACCCGGCTGTAATAATTCGCGGCGACAAGACCGAATCGACACCCACCTTCTCCATGAGCGGGATATACTCGGTCCGTCCTACCCGGCAAATTGTCTTTTGAGCACCCATATCCTTGGCCATCAATGCCAGCAGAAGATTCAGCTTGTCGTCATCTGTTAGGCAGACGACAGCGTCAGAATCGCCAACTCCCTCATCCACCAGGAGCTCCAAGTCGGTTCCTTCTCCACAATAGACACTGCCTTTTTTCAGATGCTTCGCCAGGGATTGACAGCGTTCCGGGTTTTTATCGATGACTTTAACAACCATCCCTGCTTTTTCCAGAAGCGTTGCGAGACTTCGGCCTATTCGCCCTGCTCCGATGATCATGACCTTTTTGACCGGACCCATTTTTTGCGTAAAGTCATTCTGTACTGCTTCCAAAGAAAGCGGATCACCTACCAAAAATACATTGTCATTTGGCATAAGCACATCCGACCCATGAGGAATAATCATCTTATTCCTGCGTAGTATGCCTGCAATCAACATATTTGGCGGAAGATCCAATTGCGAAATCGGCATATGGGTATGCGGTGATTCTGGGTGAATCCGGATTTCCAACAGACGGATTCTGCCATTAGCAAACTCTTCAACTTCCAACGCTGTTGGTATGAATAAAATTCTGCTGATTTCCACCGCGGTGATTTGTTCCGGATTAATGGTTAAATCAATGCCCAATGACCGGTGAAATTCCGATTCTTCTTTCCCTATATATTCAATATTACGAATACGGGCAATTGTTTGTTCGATCCCTGCCTGTTTGGCAGCCATACAGGCTACCATATTGACCTCATCGCTGTCCGTCACCGCAATCATCAAATCCGCTGCGCGAACATACGGATTCATCAGCACCCGGGGACTCGCACCGTTACCTTGGATCGTCATGACATCGAGATTACTCTGAATGATATGGCGTCGCGCTTCATCTTCTTCGATCACAACGACATCATGGTCTTCTTCAACAAGGTATTGCGCAAGGGTAAAACCAACCTTGCCAGCCCCGACAATGACAACTTTCACTTCAATGTTCCTCCGGTTATGATCGTTAAACCTACTGCCATCTATAGCGAATGAAATATTGAATATCATACCATATAGAGTGAAAATAGCAAGAAAATAATTGAAATAGGCTACCCATTCTGCAAGGTCTTGGCGATCCGGACAATATGTTCATTGATCTTATAAAACCAGTTATCAAGGTCGAGGATTGCCTTTTGAACCTCG is a genomic window containing:
- the trkA gene encoding Trk system potassium transporter TrkA, with product MKVVIVGAGKVGFTLAQYLVEEDHDVVVIEEDEARRHIIQSNLDVMTIQGNGASPRVLMNPYVRAADLMIAVTDSDEVNMVACMAAKQAGIEQTIARIRNIEYIGKEESEFHRSLGIDLTINPEQITAVEISRILFIPTALEVEEFANGRIRLLEIRIHPESPHTHMPISQLDLPPNMLIAGILRRNKMIIPHGSDVLMPNDNVFLVGDPLSLEAVQNDFTQKMGPVKKVMIIGAGRIGRSLATLLEKAGMVVKVIDKNPERCQSLAKHLKKGSVYCGEGTDLELLVDEGVGDSDAVVCLTDDDKLNLLLALMAKDMGAQKTICRVGRTEYIPLMEKVGVDSVLSPRIITAGFILSQVRRGKFISVALLEGAKAQAMEILVTPTSKAANRKLKEIKFPRECLIGAVLHKGQVYIPKGDSILEPGDNIVVFSLPDMMNKINKFF
- a CDS encoding TrkH family potassium uptake protein; protein product: MNVTLLENILGRLLMAFSVTIAIPLMVALFYRETAMWSFLISLLITALVGAIMFFHGKIDGKIGVRDSFAVVGGAWIFASLFGALPFIISGVVPTYIDALFETVSGLTTTGASVLTDLELLPRSILLWRSLLHWIGGMGIIVMFIVLLPNLGIGNARIFYSETPGPIDDKIVPRIKDTATILWRIYFGLTVINVLLLLAAGMSLFDAINHAFATMATGGFSTRTASIEAYNSIPIELITAGFMLIAGSNFSLFIQVWKQRSLKPLRDAELKCYLLIVSISIVIIAASLVIQQGVSSGPALRDSVFQTASIMTTTGFASTDFDQWPGIAKMVLFFLMFIGASAGSTAGGIKVSRILLLVKMGLAQLKQAIHPRLVVNIVVQDRVVDSSVLTNVGRFFFVYFLTFALGSLLVAGTGLEPFDAMSASIATLSSIGPGFGVVGPMYTYASLHPFAKGVLTVLMLLGRLELFTLLVFLQPDFWRVKRTNKMK